The nucleotide sequence CGACGACGCGGGCCTGGGTGGCCGGCGCCCAGTCGACCCCGCCGGTGAGCCGGGCGGCGTAGGCGACGATCGGCACGGCCGCCACGACCTGGGCGGCGGCGTTGGCGACGGCTGCCCCCTGCGCCCCGTGGGCCGGGACGAGGGCGGCGGCGAGGGCGACGTCGACGGCGGCCGCCGCCGCGCTCGCCGCCAGCTGCACGCCGATGCGGCCGAACCCGGCGTGCACGCCGGTCGCCAGGCGCAGCAGGGGCACGGCCGGGAAGGCGGCCGCCATCACGAGCAGCACCGGCCCCGTCCCCCGGTACTCCTCGCCGTACACCACCCGCAGCAGCGCGGGGCCGGCGGCGAGGACGATGGCGGTGAGGGGCAGGGTGAGCAGGCACAGCAGCCGCACCGACCGGCCGAGCCCGGCCCGCACCCGGTCGAGGTGCTCGGCGCCGACCAGGGTGGCGACCGCCGGCGTCACCACCGAGGCGACGGCCTCGGGCAGGCGGGCCAGCGCGGCCGTCGCCGCGAACGCCACCGAGTACACGGCGAGCTCGGTGTCGGTCGACCACCGGTCGAGGAACAGGAACTCCGAGCGCCGCCACACGACGAGGGCCAGCACGACCTCGACGGTGCCGAGCCCGGCGTAGCGCAGGACCGGGCCGCGGTCGGGGGCCGGCCCGGGCGGCGGCAGGGAGGCGATGGCGCGGCGGGCGATGGCCTCGGTCCAGGCCAGGTTCACCACCGTCACCGCCGCCTCGACCACGAACATGGCGACGATGCCGCCGCCGGAGGCGAGGACGGCGACGGTGGCCGCGGCGCCGACCGCGCCGGTCACGAGGCTGACGGTGGCCGCCTCGCGGAAGCGCTGGAGGCCCGACAGCACGGCGGCCGGCACGTGGTGGAGGACGGCCGCCGCGCACGCGACCGCGGCGAGCGCCCACGCCGAGCGGAGGTCGCCGCGGGCCCAGCCGACGAGGAGCAGCACGCCGGCGCCGAGGAGGGCGGCGCCGACCACGAGGGAGCGCGCCCAGCGGACGAGGGCTCGCACCGACCGGCCGCCGTCCCGCCCGGCCTGCTCGCCGATCGTGCGCACGAGCGCCCTCGGCAGGCCGCCGGCGACGAGCACGACCATCGACAGCTCGACGAAGGAGATGAAGCTCTGCCGTCCCATCCCGTCGGTGCCGAGCGCCCGTGCCGCGGCCACGGAGACCACCAGCGTGTACGCCTGGGGCAGGGCGAAGCTCGCCGCGTACCAGAGCCCGCCCCGCAGCACGGACGCGCCGGTCGTGGTCGCGGCGGCCGACCGGTGCCCGTTCCCGTCGATCCCGGCACCGTACCGCCGGTCCATACTGCGACGGTGGTGGCCGGCCTCCGCGTCCTCCTCGTCTCCCAGCCGGTCACCGACGGCGTGGCCGTGTGCGTGCGCGACCTCGCGGCCGCCGGCGTGGCCGCGGGGATGGACGTCACCGTCGCCTGCCCGGCGGGCGGGGACCTGCCGGGCTGGGCCACCGGCGCTGGCGCGTCGTGGGAGCGGGTCGACATGGGCCGGGCGCCGGCGCCCGGCGACGCGGCGGCGGCCGCTCGGGTCCGGCGCCTCGCCGCCGACCGGGACGTGGTGCACCTCCACAGCTCGAAGGCCGGCGCCGTCGGCCGCCTGGCCCTGGCGGCCACGCCCCGGGGCCGGCGGCCGGGCTCGGCCTTCACCCCACACGGCTGGTCGTGGCTGGTCGGCGGGCGCCTGGCCCCGGCCTACCGGGCCGCCGAGCGGGCGCTGGCCGGCGTGACCGACACGGTCGTGTGCGTGTCCGGCGACGAGCTCGACGGCGGGCGGGCCGTGCTCGGCCGGGCGGCGGGGAGGGCCAGGGTGATCGAGAACGGCGTCGACGTCGAGCGCTTCTCGCCCGGCGGCGAGGTGGCGGCGCGGGACGGCGACCCGCTCCTCGTGTGCGTCGGCCGGCTGGCCCGCCAGAAGGGCCAGGACGTGGCCGTCGACGCGCTGGCCCGCATGGCCGACCGCCGGGCCCGGCTGCGGCTGGTGGGGACGGGCCCGGAGGCGGCGGCGGTGGCCGGGCGGGCGGCGGCCGCCGGCGTGGCCGACCGGGTGGAGCTGGTGGGCGCCGTGCCCGACCCCGCGCCCCACCTCAGGGCGGCCGACGTGGTGCTGGT is from Acidimicrobiales bacterium and encodes:
- a CDS encoding oligosaccharide flippase family protein, which produces MDRRYGAGIDGNGHRSAAATTTGASVLRGGLWYAASFALPQAYTLVVSVAAARALGTDGMGRQSFISFVELSMVVLVAGGLPRALVRTIGEQAGRDGGRSVRALVRWARSLVVGAALLGAGVLLLVGWARGDLRSAWALAAVACAAAVLHHVPAAVLSGLQRFREAATVSLVTGAVGAAATVAVLASGGGIVAMFVVEAAVTVVNLAWTEAIARRAIASLPPPGPAPDRGPVLRYAGLGTVEVVLALVVWRRSEFLFLDRWSTDTELAVYSVAFAATAALARLPEAVASVVTPAVATLVGAEHLDRVRAGLGRSVRLLCLLTLPLTAIVLAAGPALLRVVYGEEYRGTGPVLLVMAAAFPAVPLLRLATGVHAGFGRIGVQLAASAAAAAVDVALAAALVPAHGAQGAAVANAAAQVVAAVPIVAYAARLTGGVDWAPATQARVV
- a CDS encoding glycosyltransferase, which translates into the protein MAGLRVLLVSQPVTDGVAVCVRDLAAAGVAAGMDVTVACPAGGDLPGWATGAGASWERVDMGRAPAPGDAAAAARVRRLAADRDVVHLHSSKAGAVGRLALAATPRGRRPGSAFTPHGWSWLVGGRLAPAYRAAERALAGVTDTVVCVSGDELDGGRAVLGRAAGRARVIENGVDVERFSPGGEVAARDGDPLLVCVGRLARQKGQDVAVDALARMADRRARLRLVGTGPEAAAVAGRAAAAGVADRVELVGAVPDPAPHLRAADVVLVPSRWDGLSLALLEAMAAGAAVVATRVSGASVLDGVGLLVPPDDPGALAAAADRLLADPDERARLGAAARARAVERFDVRRSVAATLDLWRELAR